One stretch of Chitinophagales bacterium DNA includes these proteins:
- a CDS encoding YceI family protein, whose product MKNILIVTFLSLLSVSVFSQNIVKTESKVDFKIGSVLWSKVKGYIPEIHGKAKFDKNNLSNSSFDVYVAVKGINTDNEKRDEHLKTADFFDVEKYPNMSFKSTGIKKDNEGYIATGKLTVKDVTKTVNIPFVANEENGKTQLIGTLEIDRLDYNVGVDQSKMLVDKKVKITITCVVE is encoded by the coding sequence TTCTTATTGTAACTTTCTTGTCTTTACTAAGTGTATCTGTGTTTTCTCAAAATATAGTTAAAACAGAGTCTAAAGTAGATTTTAAAATAGGTAGTGTGCTGTGGAGTAAAGTGAAAGGCTATATACCTGAAATACACGGCAAAGCTAAATTTGACAAAAATAATTTAAGTAATTCATCCTTTGATGTTTATGTTGCTGTAAAAGGAATTAACACAGACAATGAAAAAAGAGATGAACATTTAAAAACTGCCGACTTCTTTGATGTAGAAAAATACCCTAATATGTCTTTTAAATCAACAGGAATAAAAAAAGATAATGAGGGATATATTGCCACAGGAAAACTTACGGTAAAAGATGTAACTAAAACCGTAAATATCCCCTTTGTAGCTAATGAAGAAAATGGCAAAACCCAGTTAATTGGTACTTTAGAAATAGATAGATTAGATTATAATGTAGGAGTTGACCAAAGCAAAATGTTGGTAGATAAAAAAGTGAAGATTACTATAACTTGCGTAGTGGAATGA
- a CDS encoding antibiotic biosynthesis monooxygenase yields the protein MIAVIFTSQRTKYTEGYSDFNEKLEAIANNMSGFIKQESVRQENGFGISISYWENMESAKEFKQIPLHIEAQQKGKTHYYEWYDVKVCAVNKHYTFNIKN from the coding sequence ATGATTGCAGTAATTTTTACATCACAAAGAACTAAATATACTGAAGGTTATAGCGATTTTAATGAAAAATTAGAAGCCATTGCTAATAATATGTCTGGCTTTATAAAACAAGAAAGTGTAAGACAAGAAAATGGTTTTGGTATTAGTATTTCGTATTGGGAAAATATGGAAAGTGCCAAAGAATTTAAACAAATTCCACTTCATATAGAAGCTCAACAAAAAGGGAAAACACATTATTATGAGTGGTATGATGTAAAAGTTTGTGCAGTAAATAAACATTATACATTTAATATTAAAAATTAA
- a CDS encoding DinB family protein gives MQNKEIQTLIDTVEFSQGLALWYLSFLKEQNPLKVFEMEGVKLNTLHWVVGHIAWAEQDLILYGTHGKKSDIAFLDDFAISKSGNENTSIPFLDLIKAMKEVHELSIEHLKTFTDADLEKENAYKLSFGMPPTYKTIIMHHIRHLGVHAGHLGWLCKLYGVKTV, from the coding sequence AGAAATACAAACATTAATAGATACTGTTGAATTTTCACAGGGATTGGCTTTGTGGTACTTAAGCTTTTTAAAAGAACAGAATCCGCTTAAAGTTTTTGAAATGGAAGGTGTTAAATTGAATACTTTGCACTGGGTGGTAGGACATATAGCGTGGGCAGAGCAAGATTTAATTTTGTACGGTACTCATGGCAAAAAATCGGATATTGCATTTTTAGATGATTTTGCTATCTCAAAATCGGGAAATGAAAATACATCTATTCCTTTTTTGGACTTGATAAAAGCAATGAAAGAAGTTCATGAACTTTCTATTGAGCATTTAAAAACTTTTACCGATGCTGATTTAGAAAAAGAAAATGCTTATAAATTGAGTTTTGGAATGCCTCCTACTTATAAAACCATTATCATGCACCACATAAGGCATTTGGGAGTACACGCAGGGCATTTGGGTTGGCTGTGTAAACTGTATGGAGTTAAAACAGTATAG